The Lycium barbarum isolate Lr01 chromosome 4, ASM1917538v2, whole genome shotgun sequence nucleotide sequence ctttttttatttctagagaaaaaaaaattgttactatgaatttagaagtatgccggaaggggcataaTTTATGTTCCCAACGGGTAAACTTATGCCGGAGGCGGCAAGATTAAaattattgaattttttttttaaaaccaaaaacagttactcaaATTTAAATTAGAGTAACTGTCGCaactattgacaaaaatacaaagaatttttcagtttttctttccattttttttaaacaaaataattaatacattaattggaagtaactgtcgcacttattcgagatgttttggaacaagagtcactttttaattatcttttttatttttaggaaaaacagTTACTTCCATCTTTGAAGTATGACGGAAGGGGCAGAACATTTATTGACAAAATGGCAAAAGTATGCCGGTTAAGGCAGACTACAGAACACAGTTTGAAAAAGTGAAACTTCATTATATGTACAGAAATGAAAGACCaatttacatatacatcattcgaaAAAGGGAGAAACACAATAACATAACACTTGCCGTAAATAACAACGAAaaaatcaattcactttcctaactctTCTGCAGTACAGTATATATCTTCAACAGCAGAACTCAACCGTTTATCAACTGGAGTACTGCTTGGTGTAAGCAAATACCAATTAGGATAACCATCATCTTCTTTGTTTTCATCTTCGCATCTCGGACGTTTTCTACTATCTTCAACAGCAGTTGCTGCTTCATTTACATTTTGTGATGCTTCATTTGAAGAAAACACATAATCTCCGCATTGAAAAGCATTATTAATTGCAGCAATTTCTTTAACGCGGTCTTCATTTTCTTTCACGAATTCCTTTTCAAACTGAGAAAGAGTTTGAGTTTTATCAGACAGTTGACTTGATGAAGAAACAACAGCATCACAGAGCATATCGAGCATGAGAGACGTCTCATTTTTTGTAGACCTTGCTTTACAAAGCATATTCTCCTCTTTTCCAAGATGTGCATCTAACTTCACCTCATCATTCACTGAATAACCCAAATCAGGTTGTCTTTTACCAGATGCACATGCTTTACAAGATTTGTTTTCGCTATGCAGTCAAACTAAACTTTCAACACAatgcatcacataatcaaatTTACTTTCCAAACTGTCAAGTCTACTTTCTAAACAAGTTCTTTTAGCACTTTCAGAAGCTGCTACACATGACTTTGTTTCATCATGTACACGAACTAAGCTATCCACAGCATTAATCGCGCCAACAAATtttttatccaattcttcgaaacggctatccaaagactacaaaaaaatgggaaaaaaaaattaaacaaagaagaaaagaaaatgagaataaacaaaaacaacgaatgcagcatgcaaagtatacatatcatattaacaaactcaaaaataaaaaaataaaaagtcatacctttacttgattgaCAATTATAGATCGTTCATCATCAAGTTGCTTCTTCACACTACACAAAACACCCTGCATAACAGATCAATAAAACAACAAATTACTTTTGATGTCACTAAATTAATGTTGAACaagtatgtcggaaccggcagaactgaagtctgaaaatgaaaacagtttgtcggtaggggcagaattcaaatatgaaaggagaaatgtatgccggaaggggcagattttaagtttgcaaaaccaaaaaatatgcctcaagaggcataaactttcatttccaaaaccAAAACAGAGAAGACTGCAAAATGTTTTACCTACTAAAATtagtctcaaaatgagaacaGTATGCCGGTAAGGGCAGAACTgaaaatatgaaaggagaaatctatgccggaaggggcagattctACGTTTGCAAAATCAAAAAGTATTcctcaaggggcataaactttaATTTCCATAACCAAAATAGAAAAGACTACAAAAATGTCTCCTACTAAAATACTATACCACAAGGCCTCTAACTCAGAATTCAGTTAAACAAacaaaaacacaaaaagaaaAGTACAACTTACATCAACTATCTGAGAAGTAACTTCATATGGCAAAACCGCACGGGAAGAACAAGGGCCTAAATCATCAGGAAATTTAAGTGCAACTGGATAATCCAGCATCTCTTGTTCcgtaccaacaacaacagcatggacaataaattttttgaatctctataacacaatataaacacatcaatttagacaaaaacacaaaaaataacaagagggaaaaaaatcaagaaaaagaagcATCAACAAAAGGGAAACACGTACTTTTTCAGCATAGAAGAAATTATCAGTAATAACTTTATAATCAACTTGCTTTGAAGGACCCCAAGACAACATACGAGGAGACTTCAGACAATGAAAACTTGAAAACCCTCGAAAGATAGGGAAAACCTCCAACAGCCACACATTTAAAGCGTAAGGGAAACCACTAATCATATAACGTGTAGATGGCATGCTCTTGAAAGTCTTCACACAACCACAATCGACCGTACCAATCAATTAAAACTAAGAGAACCCCAAGGATAAGACACCCGAAGACTGTCATCGTCAATTATCTTCATTAGATGAcctttaacaacacatttctcgttACGACCTAACAAAACCCTCTCCAATATATAGACCTCAGCAAATCTAACAGGATCACTAGATCTTTCCCAAAAACCACCAGTACGATTACTTGACTTGATCTGTAAGAAACTCTTGAGATCACACAACCTTATTCTATcctgatttggaaaataaagtctcCACAATCTATTTGGTCTGCTAGACACAACACTAAAATCGCCAACAAAAGAATCCAACCCAGTAATAAGACGGAAAGACTCGGAATCAAATACACACACGCGATCAAAAATCTTAAACTTTAACGCACTATCATTACTAGATGAAAGTTGCGATAAGATCAAGCAATGGAAAATACTATCACTCAGGAGGacatcaaccaaatccataaactgtccaaacacaccctttttcaacAACTCCAATTGAGAGACACTCAAAAAGGACAAAATCAAACTCTGAAAATGAAAATCACCACTGCACATGCCACCTCCTTCAACCCAGTGTTCAAACTTAACCAATGGATGTTCCTTCTATAAACGAAAAATTAATGTCAATAGAAACCAAGAGTTAACATAAGAATAAaccaaaaatgaaaatgaaaataattaacatataccataataaaaaatcagcccctagactggtacacaaatacctgcataatagaagaaagaaccaaaacacataagattgcataaaaagccaacattattaacaaaacaacaccaaaacacATAaaaattgcataaaaaccaaaattattaacaagacaacaccaaaaaaccaagacacacataaattaacttaattcatgaagttatgccggaacaggcataactttatgccggaaccggcataacttcagtttcaaaaaccaagaactctgccggaccGGGCATATGTTCCCTTagacaaacacattcttcacaaaaccCAGATTATGAAAcaaaaacaacatcaacaacataaaacagcttttcacaggcaaaacttcaaagattcaacaaagagaaaaccaaaacgcatatcaaaatcaactaaaacatattacgacattcataataTGACATTCAAAAAATCAGAATATATACATGGGGAccgaaactaaagttcaaaaaatcatacagacactgtaataaaaacactataattttaaatcaaaaaggatcaattaaatataaaaaacgacgaagacaaagatatcaattcaacaaacaacaatttaacataaaaaaaatattgaaacgagcaaaaaATCCAAATTCatacctaaattttagaacagataagacagacacaaaacagaggaggaatgaagaagcaaaaaaagaaaagaaaagggcaaatgacgaaatagaaagggttttaatggggtaagggtaatttcgtcaaaaaatattcattaaacaggcggtagaggcaaaaattaaagaaggcataaatgagggcaaaatataaagaccatcccaaaagaagggcactccgcgcaaaaaaaaaaggcttataagctgaaaatagcttataagccaaaaaaaaaaaaaattgagctaccccaactttttttttttttacttataagctgtttcgagcttataagctatttttttaagcccatccaaacaggctccgtGTAGGTTTAGTTGGCAGGAATAGGAAAACAGAGGTATGGACGTACCGTTGCTATGGACTTGCGAGCCCTCATTTTCGATTATTCTTCTAATCACCCCCCGTTTTTAAGATTATTCTACTAAACCACCTCCCCATTTTCAGATGAGGCAGTAAAAGAAGACCCGTCCATTTATTCTTTGGCCCAATTCGATCAACAACTATTGAAATTTaagccatcttctttctttttcagTGATTTTTGCAGTAGAAAATGTGAATATATATAGAGGTGCTTCTTGGTGTATATGGGTCATCTTCATAGAAGAAATGAATGTATTTCAATTTGGTGTTGATTCTGGGTGTTGTTCTAATGGGTCTAATTTCTTGGATTTGTTTGCTCTTCCTAAGCTATTTTGCAGTGAGAAGTTTAAACTGAAATTATTTTGAGAATTATTGGGTTGATTATGAAATAATGAAAACTTGGTTGCCATGGAAGTACAGCTCTAAGCTGCCATGAAtatggaaaaagaaaagaaagtggggaaagaagaaagaagaaagggaaATTGTTTTTTTAGTTTGTATATGACTGTAAGAGCCCAtttgaattggcttataagttacttataaactgttttcagctttttttgagtgtttgactggtcagattaaagtcattttatgcttaaaataagtcccaaaaaataattgagtccgtttggcttaacttatctaaagcagcttataaactgtttcCAACTTATAAGCTCCTTTTTTTAAACCCATCCAAGCAAGCTCTAAAAGTAGAATTTGATTTTAGCATATGAGAAATTTCATTTCTCTCCTATGtcaccactatatatatatatacatatatagagagAAATTACTGCATATATATAGAAATTACTGCATATATGCTTTGACCAGTAATACATACTTTAACTGGTCTAAAATGAAAGTTGTTTAATGATCACTCATAATTGGTCCAACTGATGCAGAAAGCTATGATTATAAGTTCTTCTTAAAGGAGTctcctgtttggccaagcttattttccccccaaaatacttattttaaaaaaatatgaggTGTTTAGCCAagtttttgagagaaaataagtgcttttggagagtagcagaaacagttttcaaaagcttaaaaaaaatagtttttgcccaaaagcacttttttaaaaagtgcttttgagaaaaatacacatagaagcactttttaaaagcttggccaaacactaattgttgcccaaaaatattttttaaattaattggccaaacacaaactgcttttagctaaaaatacttttttaaactttttaaaataagctatttttaaaagtttggccaaacatgcTATAAAGAGTACAACTAAATTATTTGGCTGAAAAATACTTTTTGGTTTAAAAATGATCTTATAGATGGGGTAGATGTACCGAAAGTCTGAAGCTGATAATAAAGATGATATGTTTAATAAAAAGTGCGGATTATTCTATCAAAATGACTACTATGTCCTTAAATTTAATTTATAACAATTACAAATTAAAAAGAAACTTCACGAGGAGAAGAACGAATGTTGAAAATGGAATAGAGAGAGTTAGAAGTTATATTTTGAGAAGAGTATTTTGAAAATTAAGAAAGATATTAggaataaattaataaaatatttgATCAATCCGAAGTGCTTATTATGAACTAAAAAGCATTGGGTGATCAATTTATGGCTTTTTGGTTGATTTTGCGGTATAAGCACTTAGCTTATAAGTAATTGGGTGTTTTATCAAATGAGTAGATAAGCAAAAAAAAGATCTTTTAAGTTAGTTTGATCAACTTATAATTAAGCTTTACCCAAACACCCTTTTGGAATTTCTAATATATATGTCTTCCTGACAATGACAAAATTGTTAATGGGTTAtttcctatatatatacatacatatatgtatatatagattaCTGCATATAGACTTTGACCACTAATACATACTTTTAACTGATCTAAAATGAAAATTGTTATAATGATCACTCATTGGTCCAACTGATGCTGAAAGCTATGATTATAAGTTCTTCTTAAAGGAGTCTAAAGAGCACAACTAAATTATTTGGCTGAAAAATACTTTTTGGTGTAAAAATGGTCGTATAAATAAGCATTTACACGTTAGGTTAGAAATACCGAAAGTCTAAAGCTGATAATAAAGATGACGTGTTTAATAAAAGTGTGGATTATTCTATCAAAATGACTAATATGTCCTTAAATTTAATTTATTACAATTACAAATTAAAAAGAAACTTCACGAGGAGACGAACGAATGTTGAAAATGGAATAGAGAGAGTTAGAAGATCTATTTTGAAAATTAAGAAAGATATTAggaataaattaataaaatatttgCTCAATCCAAAGTGCTTATTATGAACTAAAAAGCATTGGGTGATCAATTTATGGCTTTTTGGTTGATTTTGCGGTATAAGCACTTAGCTTATAAGTAGTATTTGGGTGTTTTATCTagataagcaaaaaaaaaaaaaagatctgttAAGTTAGTTTGATCAATGGGTTATTTCTATTATCAATACTAATTTATTCTTACCTTTATACGTAATAAAATTCTACCATTTGATAAAATGGTGATTTgagtcggggggggggggggggggatcaccCCACTTGCATGTCTTGATTCTTGACTCTTAACGTGTTTTAATGGTTGCCACAATTTTCTTCTACTGTACATTATCATTAATGTACTCTTCCACGCCCCTCCGCCCTCCCTGGTAAAAATTTATTCACACCGAGTGTTTACACCAAATTAATGAATATATGTCGTGTATGGAATATACACAATTATCACTCAACCATGattaattaatgtatatattCACTTCATTAAATCACTTAACTATCGTAATATGCATTACTTATTTACCTCCCCGCCCCGCGTACTGTTACCCATTCCAAAAATAGAAGTAATGGAGGAACTTTACTTCCTGAATCCAAGCAAATTAAGAGCAAGAATCGGGCATTTCAAAACAGACGTTACACTACTAAGCGTAAATCACTTCAAATCACATATAACAGATGAACCAaataatttccatatttttcactTTCCACCTCACACACCAAAAAACAGATCAATATAAATAAATACCCCTcactctcacacacacacaaacgAACAAAAAAAAAGGATGGAATTCCGCCTATgcattattttctttttctcacTAGCCTTGATAATCTATCCATCATCTTCGTCTTTATACAATAATTTCAAGACTCAGTACAAGAACTTCGATCAATTATCGATCATGCATGGCGACAACCGTGCAATTACATCCTCGACGAGGAAATGCAATGGCCTTGTAGGAAATTGCATAGATCAGGAGGAAGAAATGATGATGGAGTCGGATTTTAGTCGACGAGTATTACAAGGACAGAGTAGCTATATTAGTTATGCTGCAATGTCGAGGAACAATATTCCTTGTAATGTACGTGGTGCATCTTATTACAATTGCCATGCACACCAACAGGTTAATCCTTATCGTCGTGGCTGCTCTGAAATTACACGTTGTGCTAGGACCAATTCTTGAATAATCTTGGAAAAAAGACAATGTTTgatttatttagtgttttggttatTTAGGGTAAGTAACTAGATTCTTTTCTTCTCTATTATATCGGATGACTTGTAGGAGGTGAGAGAGGTCTTATTTCGTTCTATACAATTTATTACTATCGTCAGTCAAACAATATCCACATGAGGAATATCGAGGATGAATTTCGAAATCTCATGGTGTGAGAGTTCCTTTCTACATTTTCTCTACCTAGGATTTACTTCATTAGGGTTATTGTCCAAGGATGTCTTGAAAAGATTTGTTAGTATTTGCTTATGATGACCTGATCGAAGGAGTACATTATATCAGTGTAACTGATCGATCTACCTACACAAATTTGATCagcagatatttttttttttttgttgcgcCCTCAATTGGTAGATTTGAGGCGGAGTCTTAGCGGCCATTTCCAAAGTGTTTGCTTTTGTTGATTGATTTTGTACACTGTAGGAATGATACGTAAATTTCATTAAGACTGGAGATTTGAATTTTACACTTGTTGTCTATTTATTTTCTGTTTTATTTCCTTATCAACGTCATTAGCTGTGCGTTTCTGCTTATTCGCCAGAATCTCAAAATATAAATGTCTTAATTCCATACCATATCTTTTCCATTTAAAAAAGACCAGAACAAGAACAAAGTTCAGTGACacattacttaaaaaaaaaaaaaactagggaTTGTCACCCAAATGTTGTCTTAAATCTGGACACTTTCTCATCGATTTTTGTTATAGTTATTTTGTTACTTTTGAGATATTCTTTTAGGTGTTACACCAACTTTATACGATATATTTTTTGCTTCTCTTGATTAAATTATGTAACATTTGacaaatattttaaaatgtaCTCCTATTAGTCATCATATAAACATGAGAAAAATGACAACCGCTCCCTCTTTTCATAtagtattttaattttaaattattgACTTGAACTAATCCAATTTAGCTGTAAGTAACATTTTAATTGACTCTTCGAAAACAGGAAAATGAGCTATAAATTGGGAATATCGTAGCTTCATAAGTAATAAGCACCAGTGGTCTAGTTGTAGAATAGTACCCTGTCACGGTACAGACCCGGGTTCGATTCCGGCTAGTGCATTTCTAGAGCAAAGATGAAAATTTGCTCTAAATTGTGAGCGGATGGGTCGTCACGCTCATCTGATCTCAGATGAAATAATGTGCATTTGAGCTCTTTTTTGCTGCTccgttttctattttttttcattttatttttttggtaaatTTGTTAACTCTAATTTATCTGctagtgaaaaaaaaaaactgctggTGAAGCTTATGGTTATTTCTCTTTTTATGCTTGCAAGAGTTTGGAAAAATCTAATTTAAATAAATCTGTAGATCTATGAATGGACCTAATAATAACTTCTCAAGTGTCACAATAGTACAAAGTTATTCCTATATAGTTTTTTCTAGGGAGTAAACATATGTCAAATACTTATTAATTTGATATATATTTGATGTGGGTAAATTTTTACTATTAATTCAATGACTTAGATATCACAACACACATACGCAGCTTTCGACTTGGAACTTCCTT carries:
- the LOC132638650 gene encoding uncharacterized protein LOC132638650, which gives rise to MLDYPVALKFPDDLGPCSSRAVLPYEVTSQIVDGVLCSVKKQLDDERSIIVNQVKSLDSRFEELDKKFVGAINAVDSLVRVHDETKSCVAASESAKRTCLESRLDSLESKFDYVMHCVESLV